In Nitrosopumilus sp., the genomic stretch TTAATTTATAATAATTTTTGAAATTCTCCAAAAAATATTTGTATATTTTTCTTGTCGCTTTCAATTTTTTATGAATGTTCAAATAGTAAACTTTGTTGTATGGTTAACTTACATCTGAAATTTATTTAAATCCAACAGAGACTCATTTAAGAACAGTTTAATATCCAAATTCAATCTTGAGGATTGTTGCAGTTATAGTACAGTCTGGTTAGTACTCGTGCTTGCCAAGTACGTGACCCGGGTTCAAATCCCGGTAACTGCACTTAGCTTTCAATTCAAATACCTGACAGGGCAATATTGTCTACCAATTACACGAGGATAGATTATAAAAACAAGGAATTAACCTTCATTACTAGATCATCAGAATCAAAAGATTTTTCCATGCTGTCTCCCAACTATTTCAAAAATGTTAACGTTTGGTTTGCACCTGATTTCGAGCCAATTTTTGCCAGATGAAATTCTTTAGGACAAACATGTTCTGATCCTTTTGGGTATCAGAAATTTGAAAAAACAATACAAAATGCGCTGAAAATAATAAATAGATAATAAATCATTGTTGCTTATTTTTTAGCTTTCTTAAATCTCACTTTGTTTGATAATCTGGGTGTCATCATGGTTACAAAATTAATTATCATTCTCAACGTTCCAAACAGAGCAATCTATCTTACCTCAATAAGAAAGGAATTAAAAAAATAGAAAACCTAAACATGGAGCCAAATATCCTTAGGATCACTGTTTTCTTTTATCTTTTATGTATGCCAATGTAAGTAAGGAAACTAGCAAAGAAGCAAATTCAATTTTTTTCACAAGACAATAAACTGCTGATGAAATTAATTTCAAATGATTGAAATTAATAGACTAAAACTAGAATATCTTTCATGTGTATGATAACCCAATACTAACTAGAAAATAATCTGAATAAACTCAGGTACGCAACAAACCGTTTTCAATTAAGAATTCTATGCCATTTAAAAATTCAAAATCAGATATTTTATCCTGGGCCCACCATCCTGCATTTGTTTTTATCCAGTCAGGTATCTCTTGTGGAGCATTCTCATTGAATTCTACTTGACTTACAATAATCAATCCCTTTGTAATCAAATACTGAATAGAATCTATAAATTCAGCATCTGAAATTGCATCTTTTGACCACCATTCAGAAGTATTTTTTACCCATGAAGGTATTGCAAGTGCTTCTGTTGTCTTTACTCTATCATGTGTGTATGGTGAATCACCATCAGCATAAAAAACTGAGACAGAGCCAGTCTTTGTTATCCCAGAAGTATCAAAAGGAGTTCCAACTACAATGTTATTTCCAAATGATGTTAATGTCATACCAAAATGTTCATCATTATTTGGAGTTGGATTCTCTAGTGTTACTAGAAGATTTCCGGATTTTATTTCAAATACAAAGACAATTCCAGAATTTGGGTTTACATTAACATTTACGTCTGGTTGTGAAATTATCTCCGGATTCTCTTTTGGAATCACATCAAAACTTCCAAGATTTTTTGGAGCGCCAACAAAGATGTAATCATCAACTAGTTTTACAGATGAACCAAATTCACCAAATGGAACAGGATCAGGATTGGTTATTTTGTGTACTAGTTCTCCAGAATCACCATCAAAAAGAAATACTGAACCTGCCTGAGAATCTGATGAGTTATCTTTTGGAGCACCGATTAGAACATAGTTTTGATTTACAGAAATAGAGTTACCAAATCTTGCAAATGACTTTGAACTATCATTATTATTATTATTATTATTATCTTCAAATGTCCTAATTAACTCACCAGTTTTTCCATCAAAAAGATAGACGTGCCCTGTTTGTTGTTTGCCAGTAAATGCTACAGGATTTGCAACCAGAATATCATCTCCAAAAGCTGCAACTACAGAACCAAACTCACTGCCTTGTTCACCATAGGGATCAGAAATTGTAAGTAATAGTTCTCCAGAAGACGTAAACAAATAAACAATTCCTCCACTTTGTCCTGATTCAGAGGCTTTTGGTGCACCCACAATGATATCTAGATTGTCAGTTACATCTACTGATGCACCAAACTTCATTTTAGAGACTTTATCAGGAGGATAGATTTCTAATAGTTGTTCTCCAGAATCTACATCAAAAATGTAAACGGCACCGCTATTATCCAATCCTGAAGTAGACCCTACTTGAGACTGTTGCTCTGAATTCTGTACACCAGGAGCTCCAATGACTACTCTTGTTTTATCTAGTTCCGCTAAAGAGATTCCAAAATCAGCAGCAGGGTTTGGTTTTGGGTTTTTAATTGTTGTAAGAAGATTGCCAAGTTGTTCATCGTATACAAATACAGAACCAGATGTTGATCCGGCCAGATTTGAATCAGGATTACCAATTATTATTTTATCTCCTACTGTTTCTAGTACCTGACCAAAATGAAAGTCAGACTGATCATGAGGATTTGAAATGATCATTGGAGGAGAATATTCTATTGCAAAAGCCATGTCGATAATATGAGTTCCTTGTTTAGATACAATTGAAGTGTCATCATCTGGAATATACGATAAAAGTGAAATCAGTGATATCAGTACAGTAAAAGATAGTAAAATTCTTCTCATGTAAAATAGATCTTTTTCATATACTTAACTCTACTTATTAGGACATTATGTGTAACCATACATTAGTATGACTCGTAGTTTATGAGTGATGTGCATACCTATCAATTGAAATATCCCGAGTACCAGTGTTTCAGAATCTTTCCTCGATTTATTACTATTTTTTATTGTAATATACAAATCACAGAATTTATTTTTAGAATGTCTGTATTTAACTAATAGGCCATACATTAGTAAAAGTATTTACTCTCGTTGTTAAGGAATAGATAGAAGTTCTTTTTATTTTAATATGTCTACAAGAAAATGAATTTGTCATGTATTCAATAGTAAATAAATTAACAAAATCATACTTATGTAAAAAACAAAAGATTTTCAAGTAGAACATAAATAATTAACTCTTACATTTAATGTTGAGTTTAATTCTGTAAAAACAACATAAGCATAATCTTAAACACATGAGATCATAAAGAATATTTGAAATGTCATCAAACCCAAAACTTTCAATTTCATATATTCTTAGAAAACCCGTGTCTGAATATATGGAAGATGATGTCATTACACTAAATGAAAATGCAGATACTTCGGTAGCTACGTCAATGTTACAAAGATACAATAAAACAGATATTGTAATTATCAACAAAGATAGAATACCTGTAGGGATTGTTACTGATCAGGATATCCTAAAAGTAGTTAGTGACCCAACAATCTATGCAGAAGACACAAAACTAAATCAAATTATGACATTTCCAGTTTTTACAGTTAATCTTTCAGATTCTCTGAAGGATTCTTTGCAGATAATGCGTGACAAAAACATAAAGAAACTTCCTGTAGTTGACAATAATAACAAGATTCAAGGGATTATATTCCAATCAGCCATTTCACGTGCAATAAGAGCATCAGCGGTAAAACCCCCTAGACTTCTCAGTCCCCCACTAAAGGCTATCTTGGGGAATTTGGGATTTGTTTTGCAGTTTTCGGGGTTTTTGATTATGATTCCAGCAGTACTTGCATTTTTCCTAAATGACAACCTGACAGCAGCAAGCATATTTTTTACATCTGTATTACTACTCATAATAGGATTTTTTTTGAATTCCTATGGTGAAAAAGCACATATTAATTTACAACAAGCATCGATTTTAGTTTTTTTAAGTTATGCAATTTTGATATTGTTTGGCACAATACCGTACATTTACGTTGCACCAATTGGCGACAGTTATCTAGATATATTTTCTAACAGTTTCTTTTCCAGTGCAGCAGGTTTTACCACAGGTGGCATCTCGTTTTATGAGCACCCAGAAGAGTTATCACAAAGCTTTACTTTTTTTCGAAGTTTCAGTCAGATGGTAGGTGGCATGAGTTTCATCTACCTTGTAATGACAGCATTTTATCCTGAACGAAAACTAAAAGCTATGCGTGGATTTATCTCCGGCAAAACACTGAAACTAAGAGAATTATTTGGAACCATTTCAATAATCTTTTTTTCTTATATTGTTGTAATGGTGGTTTTGTTATATCTAATTGGACAACAGAATATAATCGATAACTTTTCACTTGCAATGTCTACTGTTGCTACAGGAGGATTTGTTCCATCTTCGGACATACTCTCATCTATTGGATGGCAGGGCCAGACAATATTGATGGGAGGTATGATCCTAGGTGCACTTCCATTTACACTTCACTATGCATTTTTTAGACCTCATTATTTAACAGAAAAATTAGGTGCAGAAGTAAAAATATTTTTTATTCTGTTGATAGTATCCGTCATCGTATTTTTCATTTTGGAGCCAGACTTGGAACCTATCAACATATTGTTTGATATAGTATCTGCAGGAACTACTGCAGGAATACAAATTGAAAACTTTGAGAATTTTGGTTTAATTTCAAAGTACTTTATTACACTTCTTATGATTGTGGGAGGTTGTGGGTTCTCAACTGCAGGAGGAATAAAGATATATCGATTCTTGGAGGTATGGAACTATACAAAAAACAGTGCAAAAAACATTACAAAAAAGAAAGAAGACCGTGTTAAATCACCCAAGAATGAACTAATATCAAATGTTATAGTGATCAGTGCTTTTCCAATAATCATATTCTTGATTGCAATGCACCTTACAGATTATGGGTTTCAATTTACGGATGCCATAGTTGATGCAACCGGCATAGTTACTACAGGCGGACTCTCAACTGGGATAATTACTGAAAATTTGAATCCTTCAACAAAAATTCTTCTGAGTTTTATGATGATTGTTGGAAGATTAGAAATAATAGCTATAGTATACATCTTTGTTAGAAGGTTAGGGGATTAACTAGAATGTCTATTTTTATTATTCATAGTATTATGAGTAGCACATTATTTTTAGTTGTATCATCATAGTGGTATCAGTAGTATTCTAGGATATTTTTATTTTGGATAAACCTTTTGTGCGTAAACTAATATGTAATGAATGAATTGTTTACACATGAGATTATCAGATGCCATGATAAAGGTACTCAATGAACAAATAGTGATGGAGTCCGAGGCTGCAAGTTTTTATCTGTATATGGCTTCTTGGTGTGAGGTTTCAGGTCATGATGGTGCATCAAAGTTTTTCTATAAACAATCAGATGAGGAAAGAACACATATGCTCAAAATAGTACATTATATGAACAGATTGGGGACAATTGCAAATATTTCAACAATAAAGGAACCTCCAAAAAACCTAGATTCATTAGAAGACATAGTAAAAGCAGCACTAGAAAATGAACAAAAAGTGACAAAATCAATTCATGAGATAATTACTCTGGCAGAGAAAGAACGGGATAGAAGGACATTTGATTTCATGCAATGGTTCGTAAAAGAACAAATCGAAGAAGAAGATACAATTGATAGGGTTCTTCAAAAGTTTGATGTAATTGGACGAGACAAACTTGCAATTAATGAAATTGACAAGTACATGCAATCATTAAGTGAACAAAATTCAGAACTAGAAACAAAATAGAAATCAAATACACCTAAAAAAGAATGTTTGAAATAAATCCATTTAGATTTTTTGGAATTCTAGCTTGTCTAAAATTTCATACATTGTATTTAGCAAAGTTAGTATGATAGAACAAGTCTGCGTGGGAACATAACGTATATCGATTATGATCTATATATCAGACCCAAGTGGAATTAAAAAAATGGAAAGTTAAATTATTTGGAATAGTTTTTGACTTAGAGCCATTTCTTTTTTTTAAACCATATTATCATAAGGGTTGTAATAACAGCCATTACAGATAACATAGCAAAATAGCTATACTCCCATTGTAATTCGGGAACATAAACAAAATTTGTTCCATAAAGACCAGCTATAAATGTAATAGGTATGAAAATAGCTGCAATTATAGTGAGGGTCTTCATTACTTCATTCATTCGATTACTTACACTTGAGAGATAAGTATCAAGCATACCACCAATAACATCTCGCAGACCCTCTATGGTATCTATTACCTGAACTGTATGATTGTAAACATCTCTCAAATAAGTTCTAGTATTATCTGAAATTAACATAGTTGAATCACGTCCTAGAAAATCTATTATTTCACGAGCAGGCCAAATTGATTTTCTCAAAGCAATCATTCTACGCTTTAATGTTTGAATTGTTTGCATGGTATCTGCAGTAGGGTTTTGCATCAACTCTTCTTCCAGTTCTTCGGTAATATCTCCAATTCGTTCTATGACCAAAAAATAACTATCAACTATTGCATCAACAATTGCATATGTAAGATAATCACTTTTCTGATTTCTAATTGTGCCTGTATTACTTCTCAGTCGATTTCTAATTTGATCAAAGAAATCAGCCTCAATTTCTTGAAATGTAATAACATGATGCTTTGCCAAAACTATTGAAATTTGTTCCAGTTCAAGCTTTTGTGTTTCCTTTACAAAATGAGGCATCTTCAACAATATCAAAACATATTTGTCAGAAACTTCAATAGAGGGCCTCAGTTCGGTGTTCATGATATTTGATTGGTGAAGTGGGTGGATTTCAAAACTATTTCCAAATGTCTCTATGATGTGTGGATCATGAATGCCAATCACATTTATCCATGTAACATTTGGTTTATCTTTAGATTCTATACAATCTTCAATTTTTACATCAGTTTTTTCATCAATTGTTTTATCATCATATTCCAACATATCTATTCTAACATTCTCTACTTTTTGTTCTCCTACGTGAATTAATGCTCCTGGGCTTTGACCAATTGTATCGGATAAGGAAGTTTTTTGAGTTTTGGTTTTATTGATTATCTGTGAAATTTTTGTAAGATCTTGCAATCCAATATCTTTGGTTATTTCTTTAACTTTTGATGTCTTGCTTGCCACTCCCACAATAATGAATCCTGCCATAATTGAGAAAACAATGCTAATTACTAGTGGAGTAAAATCACCAACAATTGCAGCCTGATATATTGCCTCTACATCAGTCTTAGTCCCGGCTTCTACAACTAAGCCTATTACAGAATCAAGAAGGAAAAACAGAAATGAAATCAACGCACCAATTATTATTGCTGTAACTGCAGTGATTTGTGGAGGAACCTCAATATTTTTTTCTTCTTTGTAGGGTGAAATGTATTTTTTATATCTAATAATCATTAAAGCCATAACAGTGATTATAATTGTAGAGGTAATCCACCAAATTACAAGCCAAGGTCCATGCTGCGAGTCAATTTGCTCTACACCAGAAATAAGATCTTGAATATTTCCAGTTAAAGGTAATGAGAGTAATGATGTAGCTATTCCAATAACTATCTGATACAAAAATGCAAAAGTAAATCCATAAACAAGTCGATTAATTATAATTCCAATTTTATCTCTCAATTTTCACCCGTAATTTAATTAAAGTTCAATGTATTCTAATTAATGTTGGTTTATTTTTTATGACCTCTTCTATTCGAGTTATGATAATAATCTTTAACAACAAACAACAAATTTTTATTCTAGCCTCTGAGAACTCTTTTTACAAATCAGAAATCCAATAATTTCTGGATAGTGTTTTCCTATTACGCAAGGTAACAGTGGACACACCAGAAATTTCACAGAATTTCCTCTAATTAACTCTTTCACCATTCAACATTGATGCAAGATACAAGGATGCAGCTGCTTGTCCTATTGGATTTTTTCCAGCAGATGATCCTAATCTTTCAACATCAGCCAAAATTTTCAAGGCATAACGTTTAGTTTTCTCACAAATACCCATATCACTTGATAGTTTTGATAGAAACAAAGCGATGTTATACTGAGGTAGATTCAAACTAAATTCATCGATTAAAATTCGGACGGCTTTTTGAAGATGTTTTTTACTTATATTACCAGTATGTGAAATGTCATCTAGACTTCTTGGAGTCATTGTTTGTCTACAAGACACATATAATGATGCAGCCATCAAAGAGTTTGAAATTCTACCTTTAGTAAGGTTATGTTTTTGTGCACGTCGAAACAATGAACAAGTAACTTCTACGGTGTTATCTGAAATACCTAGTTTTTCTTTTAACCCATTTAAGAAAGCAGTTATTTTAGAAGTGTTCTCTGAGATGATTTTTTAATTTTACTTCTATTATCTAATATTCTTAATCGATTAAATCTTGATTTGTTAATAGAGTTTAGTGGTCTACCAGTTGAATCGGCATTTTTTCCAATCACAGAATACATTCCTTTGTCATACATTGAAAGAGATTGTTTGGGTCCAACATGACTTTTTGTCATAAAATCTTCAAGATTGTAAATCTGTGTTTCATTATTGTTGTCTAGTTTTTCTTCTATTACAGTGCCACAATTACCACAAAAAATCTCTCCACTGAAAATATCTGTGATCAGATTATTCTTACTACAATTATCTAATTGACATTTTTGTAACATATGATTCAAGATATGTTTTATATCTTTTAAACCTCATTAAAATTAGTACTAGATAGTATTGATATTAGAAAGATCATAATTAATAATGTCTGATTAAATACAGTATAATAAAATTGGTTATTCTATAACTTAATAGATGATGTTCTTGTTCTATAGAATGAGAATAGAAATTTCATTAGGATGCTTATATGAAAATGCTGTAACTGATAGAAACTACAATGTATTACCACTACAAACTAAAAACCAGATTCTTTTGGCTTGGTATCAATGAAAA encodes the following:
- the corA gene encoding magnesium/cobalt transporter CorA, with protein sequence MRDKIGIIINRLVYGFTFAFLYQIVIGIATSLLSLPLTGNIQDLISGVEQIDSQHGPWLVIWWITSTIIITVMALMIIRYKKYISPYKEEKNIEVPPQITAVTAIIIGALISFLFFLLDSVIGLVVEAGTKTDVEAIYQAAIVGDFTPLVISIVFSIMAGFIIVGVASKTSKVKEITKDIGLQDLTKISQIINKTKTQKTSLSDTIGQSPGALIHVGEQKVENVRIDMLEYDDKTIDEKTDVKIEDCIESKDKPNVTWINVIGIHDPHIIETFGNSFEIHPLHQSNIMNTELRPSIEVSDKYVLILLKMPHFVKETQKLELEQISIVLAKHHVITFQEIEADFFDQIRNRLRSNTGTIRNQKSDYLTYAIVDAIVDSYFLVIERIGDITEELEEELMQNPTADTMQTIQTLKRRMIALRKSIWPAREIIDFLGRDSTMLISDNTRTYLRDVYNHTVQVIDTIEGLRDVIGGMLDTYLSSVSNRMNEVMKTLTIIAAIFIPITFIAGLYGTNFVYVPELQWEYSYFAMLSVMAVITTLMIIWFKKKKWL
- a CDS encoding CBS domain-containing protein → MSSNPKLSISYILRKPVSEYMEDDVITLNENADTSVATSMLQRYNKTDIVIINKDRIPVGIVTDQDILKVVSDPTIYAEDTKLNQIMTFPVFTVNLSDSLKDSLQIMRDKNIKKLPVVDNNNKIQGIIFQSAISRAIRASAVKPPRLLSPPLKAILGNLGFVLQFSGFLIMIPAVLAFFLNDNLTAASIFFTSVLLLIIGFFLNSYGEKAHINLQQASILVFLSYAILILFGTIPYIYVAPIGDSYLDIFSNSFFSSAAGFTTGGISFYEHPEELSQSFTFFRSFSQMVGGMSFIYLVMTAFYPERKLKAMRGFISGKTLKLRELFGTISIIFFSYIVVMVVLLYLIGQQNIIDNFSLAMSTVATGGFVPSSDILSSIGWQGQTILMGGMILGALPFTLHYAFFRPHYLTEKLGAEVKIFFILLIVSVIVFFILEPDLEPINILFDIVSAGTTAGIQIENFENFGLISKYFITLLMIVGGCGFSTAGGIKIYRFLEVWNYTKNSAKNITKKKEDRVKSPKNELISNVIVISAFPIIIFLIAMHLTDYGFQFTDAIVDATGIVTTGGLSTGIITENLNPSTKILLSFMMIVGRLEIIAIVYIFVRRLGD
- a CDS encoding ferritin, with amino-acid sequence MRLSDAMIKVLNEQIVMESEAASFYLYMASWCEVSGHDGASKFFYKQSDEERTHMLKIVHYMNRLGTIANISTIKEPPKNLDSLEDIVKAALENEQKVTKSIHEIITLAEKERDRRTFDFMQWFVKEQIEEEDTIDRVLQKFDVIGRDKLAINEIDKYMQSLSEQNSELETK
- a CDS encoding FG-GAP repeat protein → MRRILLSFTVLISLISLLSYIPDDDTSIVSKQGTHIIDMAFAIEYSPPMIISNPHDQSDFHFGQVLETVGDKIIIGNPDSNLAGSTSGSVFVYDEQLGNLLTTIKNPKPNPAADFGISLAELDKTRVVIGAPGVQNSEQQSQVGSTSGLDNSGAVYIFDVDSGEQLLEIYPPDKVSKMKFGASVDVTDNLDIIVGAPKASESGQSGGIVYLFTSSGELLLTISDPYGEQGSEFGSVVAAFGDDILVANPVAFTGKQQTGHVYLFDGKTGELIRTFEDNNNNNNNDSSKSFARFGNSISVNQNYVLIGAPKDNSSDSQAGSVFLFDGDSGELVHKITNPDPVPFGEFGSSVKLVDDYIFVGAPKNLGSFDVIPKENPEIISQPDVNVNVNPNSGIVFVFEIKSGNLLVTLENPTPNNDEHFGMTLTSFGNNIVVGTPFDTSGITKTGSVSVFYADGDSPYTHDRVKTTEALAIPSWVKNTSEWWSKDAISDAEFIDSIQYLITKGLIIVSQVEFNENAPQEIPDWIKTNAGWWAQDKISDFEFLNGIEFLIENGLLRT
- a CDS encoding transcription initiation factor IIB family protein, whose product is MSDNTVEVTCSLFRRAQKHNLTKGRISNSLMAASLYVSCRQTMTPRSLDDISHTGNISKKHLQKAVRILIDEFSLNLPQYNIALFLSKLSSDMGICEKTKRYALKILADVERLGSSAGKNPIGQAAASLYLASMLNGERVN